The following coding sequences are from one Triticum dicoccoides isolate Atlit2015 ecotype Zavitan chromosome 4A, WEW_v2.0, whole genome shotgun sequence window:
- the LOC119287295 gene encoding beta-fructofuranosidase, insoluble isoenzyme 4-like, translating to MMMLMCALLTVLARLACVFCATILLQSLAWPCSNGERGFSYPQSPKAPSIVSERYRTAYHFQPPRNWMNDPCGPMYYNGVYHEFYQYNPDGAFDPNDSLMNMVWGHSVSTDLINWVGLEPAIKPDIPSDICGCWTGSATILFGVQPVIIYTGLIDRKANQVQNIALPKNRSDPYLREWAKVGSNPVIQHVIPGLNSSHFRDPTTGWIGPDGLWRIAVGAEVNGIGTALLYKSEDFMSWTRIERPLYSNNALNMWECLDFFAVVPGSNNGLDMSSEIPSGAKHVLKVSINSCDMYIVGVYDLKRDEFVPDTVQDDNRLWTRIDYGTFYASKSFFDSKHGRRVIWAWSNETDSYSDDIAKGWAGIHSIPRTIWLDGDGKQLIQWPVEEIESLRINEINHQGLELKKGDLFEIKGIDTIQADIEIDFEPTSIDDAEPFDPSWLFDPRKQCREADASVHGGIGPFGLVILASDNMEEHTAVHFRVYKSEQKYIILMCSDLRRSSLRPGLYTPAYGGFFEFDLENEKRISLRTLIDRSAVESFGSGGRICITARVYPVALVDNGATHMYAFNNGSTTVGVPQLRAWSMKRAQVNVMKGGSVIDA from the exons ATGATGATGCTGATGTGTGCTCTGCTCACAGT GCTCGCTCGACTTGCTTGTGTGTTCTGCGCCACCATTCTTTTGCAGAGCCTG GCATGGCCCTGCAGCAATGGAGAGAGAGGCTTCTCCTACCCCCAGTCTCCAAAGGCCCCCTCCATTGTCAGCGAGAGGTACAGGACTGCCTACCACTTCCAGCCTCCCAGGAACTGGATGAACG ATCCATGTG GACCAATGTACTACAATGGCGTCTACCATGAATTCTACCAGTATAACCCCGATGGCGCCTTTGACCCCAATGACTCCCTCATGAACATGGTTTGGGGCCATTCGGTTTCAACAGACCTCATCAACTGGGTCGGTCTTGAACCGGCAATCAAACCGGATATCCCAAGTGACATATGCGGTTGTTGGACCGGCTCAGCCACAATTCTATTTGGTGTTCAACCGGTCATCATATACACTGGTCTCATCGACAGGAAGGCGAATCAGGTCCAAAACATTGCGCTTCCCAAAAACCGTTCTGATCCGTACCTGAGGGAATGGGCCAAAGTAGGCAGTAACCCAGTGATCCAACATGTCATACCAGGCTTGAACTCGAGCCATTTCAGGGATCCGACAACCGGTTGGATTGGACCGGATGGACTATGGAGAATAGCAGTTGGTGCTGAGGTGAACGGCATCGGTACTGCACTTCTGTACAAGAGTGAAGACTTTATGAGTTGGACTAGAATTGAACGCCCGCTGTATTCAAACAATGCCCTCAATATGTGGGAGTGCCTGGATTTCTTCGCCGTAGTGCCGGGAAGTAACAATGGACTGGACATGTCTTCAGAAATTCCAAGTGGTGCCAAGCATGTCCTCAAAGTGAGCATCAATTCCTGTGACATGTACATAGTTGGGGTGTATGATCTCAAACGTGATGAGTTTGTGCCAGACACCGTCCAAGATGACAATCGGCTGTGGACGAGGATCGATTATGGTACTTTCTATGCTTCAAAATCATTCTTTGACTCCAAACACGGCAGGAGAGTCATATGGGCTTGGAGTAACGAGACAGATAGTTATTCAGATGATATTGCAAAAGGCTGGGCAGGAATCCAT TCAATCCCCAGGACAATTTGGTTAGATGGCGATGGCAAGCAGTTGATCCAATGGCCAGTTGAAGAGATTGAGTCCCTTCGAATAAATGAAATCAACCATCAAGGACTAGAGCTGAAAAAGGGAGATCTATTTGAGATTAAGGGAATCGACACTATCCAG GCTGACATTGAGATAGATTTTGAGCCGACGTCCATCGATGACGCCGAACCTTTTGATCCTTCATGGCTTTTTGACCCCCGGAAGCAGTGCCGGGAGGCGGATGCATCGGTTCATGGTGGCATAGGGCCATTTGGACTTGTTATTCTTGCCTCTGAcaacatggaggagcacactgcagtgcATTTCAGGGTTTACAAATCAGAGCAAAAGTACATTATCCTCATGTGCTCCGATCTTAGAAG GTCTTCCCTGAGACCAGGACTGTACACACCAGCCTATGGAGGCTTCTTTGAATTTGACCTTGAAAATGAAAAAAGGATATCCCTCAGGACTCTG ATCGATCGGTCGGCGGTGGAGAGCTTCGGCAGCGGTGGCAGGATCTGCATCACGGCCAGAGTTTATCCGGTGGCGCTTGTCGACAACGGCGCCACCCACATGTATGCCTTCAACAATGGAAGTACCACGGTCGGAGTGCCACAGCTAAGGGCATGGAGCATGAAGAGAGCACAAGTGAATGTGATGAAGGGTGGAAGTGTGATCGATGCTTAG